A stretch of the Veillonella parvula DSM 2008 genome encodes the following:
- a CDS encoding Fur family transcriptional regulator, whose protein sequence is MNTTLEKLKERIKDKKYKLTTQRQTILQAFIDAEENHLSAEDVYVLVKEVAPDIGLATIYRTLDLFTELDLLKRLDFGDGRNRYELNDEEFAHFHHHLICVKCGKVSEFEDDMLETLESIIAKKLNFRTIDHQLKVYGYCSDCQNHMTEAELEKLERMSHHG, encoded by the coding sequence ATGAACACAACATTAGAAAAATTAAAAGAACGCATTAAAGACAAAAAGTACAAATTGACAACTCAACGTCAAACAATCTTGCAAGCATTTATCGATGCTGAAGAAAATCATTTGAGTGCTGAAGATGTATATGTTCTTGTAAAAGAGGTGGCACCTGATATCGGGTTGGCAACAATTTACAGAACTCTTGATCTCTTCACTGAACTTGATTTGTTAAAACGTCTTGATTTTGGTGATGGCCGTAATCGTTATGAATTAAATGACGAAGAGTTCGCTCATTTCCATCATCATTTGATTTGCGTAAAATGTGGTAAAGTATCCGAGTTTGAAGATGACATGCTTGAAACATTGGAGTCTATCATCGCTAAGAAATTAAACTTCCGTACCATTGATCATCAATTGAAAGTATATGGTTACTGTAGTGATTGCCAAAATCATATGACTGAAGCAGAATTAGAAAAGCTTGAGCGTATGTCCCATCATGGTTAA
- a CDS encoding RelA/SpoT family protein, giving the protein MTTVNEEGKALVEQSTFDKSKALAEFMEYIHTYLTDDECDQVLKAFELADKAHEGQFRASGEPYIMHPLAVADILAHLQIDHITLMAALMHDVVEDTSYSKEDLEEMFGSEVAFLVDGVTKLNQFQYETKEDRQMENYRKMILAMAKDVRVVVIKLGDRLHNMRTLKHMRSDKQKRIAKETLEIFAPLAHRLGIFNVKWELEDLSFRYLEPEKYYDLVDQMKQKRQVREDIVNDTMSQLTKALSEAHIKADIKGRPKHFYSIYKKMKKDNRDLSQIYDLLAVRVIVDSIPDCYAVLGIAHSLWKPLPYRFKDYISMPKSNMYQSLHTTVIGTMGQPVEIQIRTWEMHRVSEYGVAAHWRYKEGNKNGDKEFDQKVAWLRQVLEWQDTSNPTELVNALKLDVFSGEVFVFTPKGDVVKLPIGSVPLDFAYRVHTDVGHHCVGAKVNGKIVPLDYTLQNGDIVDIITSKTGRPSLDWLNIVGSSESKSKIRNWFKRENKAENIEKGLEALEKEAKRLNHNWKELCADNRLQHVTKQLKAGTEEEMFAACGYGGIPVSTVLLRLIELYKKSKEVEESKRSTEQIIEKLKSQGQKKTKNGTGVLVKGEAGVMVRMAKCCNPVPGDDIIGYITRGRGVSIHRCDCPSMGHSPEDLERMIEVSWDGSSGESFHVGIDIQAYDRAGILMEVMAVLSELKITITNINAKVQEDTKNVSINLVVDIRDISQLDFVMTKLRRIREVYTVQRSKGGA; this is encoded by the coding sequence ATGACAACTGTAAATGAAGAAGGCAAAGCTTTGGTGGAACAAAGTACATTTGATAAAAGTAAAGCCTTAGCCGAGTTTATGGAGTATATCCATACGTATTTAACAGATGATGAGTGTGACCAAGTATTGAAAGCTTTTGAGCTTGCTGATAAGGCTCACGAAGGTCAGTTTAGAGCTTCCGGTGAGCCGTATATCATGCATCCGCTGGCTGTAGCTGATATTTTGGCACATTTACAAATCGACCATATTACACTCATGGCAGCTCTTATGCATGATGTGGTCGAAGATACATCTTACTCGAAGGAAGACCTAGAGGAGATGTTTGGTTCTGAAGTAGCATTCCTCGTTGATGGGGTAACAAAATTAAACCAATTCCAGTATGAAACAAAAGAAGATCGTCAAATGGAAAACTATCGAAAGATGATTTTAGCCATGGCGAAGGATGTACGTGTCGTAGTTATTAAATTGGGTGACCGCTTACACAACATGCGCACATTAAAGCATATGCGTAGTGACAAACAAAAACGTATTGCTAAGGAAACCCTAGAAATCTTTGCACCTTTGGCACATCGTCTCGGTATCTTCAATGTGAAATGGGAGTTGGAAGATTTATCCTTCCGTTATTTAGAGCCGGAAAAATACTATGATCTAGTTGATCAAATGAAACAAAAACGTCAAGTCCGGGAAGACATCGTTAATGATACGATGAGTCAACTTACAAAGGCTTTAAGCGAAGCTCATATCAAGGCGGATATCAAAGGTCGTCCAAAACATTTCTACAGTATTTATAAGAAGATGAAAAAGGACAACCGCGATTTGTCTCAAATTTATGATTTGCTTGCCGTTCGTGTAATCGTTGATAGCATTCCTGATTGTTATGCGGTACTTGGCATTGCACATAGCTTGTGGAAGCCATTGCCTTATCGGTTCAAAGATTATATTTCCATGCCGAAGTCTAATATGTATCAATCTTTACATACAACCGTTATCGGCACGATGGGGCAACCGGTAGAGATTCAAATTCGTACCTGGGAAATGCACCGCGTATCTGAATATGGTGTGGCTGCTCACTGGCGATATAAAGAAGGAAATAAAAACGGCGATAAAGAATTTGATCAAAAGGTTGCATGGCTACGCCAGGTTCTTGAATGGCAAGATACTAGTAATCCAACGGAACTCGTTAACGCTTTAAAATTGGACGTTTTCTCTGGTGAGGTATTTGTATTCACGCCAAAGGGTGACGTTGTTAAGTTGCCAATAGGCTCTGTACCGCTTGACTTTGCCTATCGAGTTCATACCGATGTAGGTCATCATTGTGTTGGTGCTAAGGTAAACGGCAAAATTGTGCCGTTGGATTATACCTTGCAAAATGGTGATATTGTTGATATCATCACATCCAAAACAGGTCGTCCTAGCCTTGATTGGTTGAATATCGTAGGTTCTTCTGAAAGTAAGAGTAAAATTCGCAATTGGTTCAAGCGTGAAAATAAAGCTGAAAATATTGAAAAAGGCTTAGAAGCTCTTGAAAAAGAAGCAAAACGATTGAATCATAATTGGAAAGAATTATGTGCAGACAACCGTTTACAACATGTAACGAAACAACTTAAAGCCGGTACAGAAGAGGAAATGTTTGCAGCCTGTGGCTATGGCGGCATTCCTGTAAGCACGGTTCTCTTGCGTTTGATTGAACTTTATAAAAAGTCTAAAGAGGTAGAGGAATCTAAGCGCAGTACAGAGCAAATTATTGAGAAATTAAAATCTCAAGGACAAAAGAAAACTAAAAATGGCACTGGTGTTCTCGTAAAAGGTGAAGCTGGTGTGATGGTGCGTATGGCAAAATGCTGTAATCCTGTACCTGGTGATGATATTATAGGTTACATAACCCGTGGTCGTGGCGTTTCTATTCATCGCTGTGATTGCCCTAGCATGGGCCATTCTCCTGAAGACTTAGAGCGGATGATAGAAGTCTCTTGGGACGGTTCTTCTGGCGAATCTTTCCACGTAGGCATTGATATTCAAGCTTATGATCGAGCTGGTATTCTCATGGAAGTTATGGCGGTGCTTTCAGAATTGAAAATCACCATTACTAACATCAATGCTAAGGTTCAAGAGGATACAAAAAATGTAAGCATCAATTTGGTGGTTGATATCCGCGATATTTCACAACTAGATTTCGTAATGACTAAATTGCGTCGTATTCGTGAAGTTTATACTGTTCAACGTAGTAAAGGAGGGGCTTAA
- a CDS encoding MBL fold metallo-hydrolase has translation MSEQQLVLMRMPLGPLGTNCYVIGDKAIGEAFIIDPATAEVLDALKKHDLKPKAVVLTHGHGDHIGGIQEIVNTYHVPVYIHKGDVPYLSDPELNLSAYSNPTPIMVKAEIIEVKQGDHITCGDIDLEVLETPGHTPGGVCYYMEGLVFVGDTLFRDSVGRTDFPNGSYETLISSIKTQLYTLPDNTMVYPGHGPETNIGYEKQYNPFVGQ, from the coding sequence ATGAGCGAACAACAATTAGTACTTATGCGCATGCCTTTAGGTCCATTAGGAACAAATTGCTATGTTATCGGTGATAAAGCGATAGGTGAAGCTTTCATTATCGATCCTGCAACAGCTGAAGTACTAGATGCGCTAAAAAAACATGACTTAAAGCCTAAGGCGGTTGTACTGACACATGGTCATGGAGATCATATTGGTGGTATTCAAGAGATTGTGAATACCTATCACGTACCTGTATATATTCATAAGGGCGATGTACCGTATTTATCTGATCCTGAACTTAATCTTAGTGCTTATAGCAATCCAACGCCAATTATGGTAAAAGCGGAAATCATCGAGGTTAAACAAGGTGATCACATTACATGTGGTGATATTGATCTTGAGGTGCTTGAAACACCAGGTCATACGCCAGGAGGTGTGTGTTATTACATGGAAGGTCTTGTGTTTGTAGGGGATACTTTATTCAGAGATTCCGTAGGCCGTACAGATTTTCCAAATGGCTCTTATGAGACTCTGATATCATCTATTAAGACTCAGCTTTATACATTGCCTGATAATACAATGGTTTATCCTGGTCATGGACCGGAAACAAATATAGGGTATGAAAAACAATACAACCCATTCGTTGGTCAGTAG